Proteins co-encoded in one Hyalangium ruber genomic window:
- a CDS encoding DUF6310 domain-containing protein — protein sequence MVGICLLSQPYLAVGAVVVIGVVVVGIAISEELEAHERSHRPGPEAEDSVETARPESPPVAPTARVQPSGLGRDWFPPQPPASPDPRERRSECTPKRVPPKGGNSLHNTCADNVPLNSFRGANALVNGKAFDALQPATRTLWEVKTDNFDTYSPALQSIVSRKQVMELRSSRTRGAGPVQPRARPSSPAGPARAASDTGAGPGAARARRVGQVEPGAAQPPRVEAGLPGLMEPARIGQVERAP from the coding sequence ATGGTGGGGATTTGCCTGCTGTCCCAGCCCTACCTGGCAGTGGGAGCCGTGGTCGTCATCGGCGTCGTGGTGGTGGGCATCGCTATCTCTGAGGAACTGGAGGCTCATGAGCGCAGCCACCGACCTGGCCCCGAGGCTGAGGACTCGGTGGAAACCGCAAGGCCCGAGTCCCCACCGGTTGCGCCGACAGCGAGAGTTCAGCCAAGCGGGTTGGGCAGAGACTGGTTTCCCCCTCAGCCCCCAGCATCACCGGATCCGCGAGAGCGTCGGTCGGAATGCACTCCCAAGCGAGTGCCACCCAAGGGGGGAAACTCCTTGCACAACACGTGTGCCGACAATGTCCCGCTCAACTCCTTCCGGGGCGCCAACGCGCTCGTCAACGGTAAAGCCTTCGATGCGCTGCAACCGGCCACACGCACTCTCTGGGAGGTCAAGACCGACAACTTCGACACGTACTCGCCCGCCCTTCAGAGCATCGTGAGCAGGAAACAAGTGATGGAACTGCGTTCGTCTCGGACACGGGGAGCTGGGCCGGTGCAGCCCCGCGCGCGTCCAAGCTCGCCTGCCGGGCCCGCGCGCGCCGCGTCGGACACGGGAGCTGGTCCCGGTGCAGCCCGCGCGCGCCGCGTCGGACAGGTGGAGCCGGGCGCGGCGCAGCCCCCGCGCGTCGAGGCGGGCCTGCCGGGCCTCATGGAGCCCGCGCGCATCGGTCAGGTGGAGCGGGCCCCGTAG
- a CDS encoding DUF6310 domain-containing protein: MGHGELGRCGPRASRLACWAGAAELQRERSLAMACGFDFQVGVRSAAHKAALEREAPDLTIVIMTWC, translated from the coding sequence GTGGGGCACGGAGAGCTGGGCCGGTGCGGCCCTCGCGCCTCCAGGCTCGCCTGCTGGGCCGGTGCAGCGGAACTGCAGCGCGAGCGCAGCCTCGCAATGGCCTGTGGATTTGACTTCCAGGTTGGCGTGCGCAGCGCCGCGCACAAAGCCGCTCTGGAGCGTGAGGCCCCCGACCTCACCATCGTCATCATGACCTGGTGCTGA
- a CDS encoding ADYC domain-containing protein encodes MNKYLLAWMFLQLPVLAHAGTPAATGAVAPLSDAERYAKRCQSQSAHRIAKPQGTMLWGTKRSWDTEKLAPELSSVLVSAALEPLRQADGDVKALKIEGGRLVAVPSAAKSIVGTVLQGTDSAGKPVEVSICGAEPSHEDPGMVWYRIEAWNAVAQEWENPCVALNNVPDPRALAVSSLWDESGASKAVPGRFTFACENGAITKCVRWGYKPWASRDGQPLADLHQACTRMARADYCGNGRSHTHQDTTIDMYDRLGMLTRTHEASAEWDPARASFEAAWGPDGATCLARTRDGRALATVLQECPNRFRTNMAVELGEGDRCTTRRVDVSPGAALLRNHSYGASTGGVSQGEGP; translated from the coding sequence ATGAACAAGTATCTGCTGGCCTGGATGTTCCTTCAGTTGCCCGTGCTAGCGCACGCCGGCACTCCAGCCGCCACAGGCGCAGTGGCTCCACTCTCGGACGCCGAGCGCTATGCCAAGCGGTGTCAGTCCCAGTCGGCCCACCGCATCGCCAAGCCTCAGGGGACGATGCTCTGGGGCACCAAGCGCAGCTGGGATACCGAGAAGCTCGCCCCCGAGCTCAGCAGCGTGCTCGTCTCAGCCGCCCTCGAGCCCTTGCGGCAGGCGGATGGGGACGTGAAGGCGCTGAAGATCGAAGGCGGGCGCCTGGTCGCCGTGCCCTCCGCGGCCAAGAGTATCGTCGGCACCGTGCTCCAGGGCACCGACAGCGCCGGCAAGCCCGTGGAGGTGTCCATCTGCGGCGCCGAGCCCTCCCACGAGGACCCCGGGATGGTCTGGTACCGCATCGAGGCCTGGAACGCGGTGGCCCAGGAGTGGGAGAACCCCTGCGTCGCCCTGAACAACGTGCCCGATCCCCGAGCGCTCGCCGTGAGCAGCCTCTGGGATGAGAGCGGCGCGAGCAAGGCGGTCCCCGGCAGGTTCACCTTCGCCTGTGAGAACGGTGCCATCACCAAGTGCGTCCGCTGGGGCTACAAGCCCTGGGCCAGCCGCGACGGGCAGCCGCTGGCGGACCTGCACCAGGCCTGTACCCGCATGGCGCGTGCCGACTACTGCGGCAACGGCCGCAGCCATACCCACCAGGACACCACCATCGATATGTACGATCGGCTCGGCATGCTCACGCGGACCCACGAGGCCTCGGCGGAGTGGGATCCCGCGAGGGCCTCTTTCGAGGCGGCGTGGGGGCCCGACGGAGCCACCTGCCTGGCACGCACCCGTGACGGCCGCGCGTTGGCGACGGTCCTCCAGGAGTGTCCCAACCGCTTCCGTACCAACATGGCGGTGGAGCTGGGCGAAGGCGATCGCTGCACGACTCGGCGCGTGGACGTGAGCCCCGGGGCAGCGCTGCTGCGCAACCACTCGTATGGAGCCTCCACGGGCGGCGTCTCGCAAGGCGAGGGCCCGTAG
- a CDS encoding AHH domain-containing protein, producing the protein MNLWRLLWKAEALFLVLCVGCSSIPKVPRVEDTGQGRAVVHLPRTADVQPVVVDREEFQQAMRRLAREVRLSGTPRQTVEKMFQMDPQFGNYLWLQKDRKLVSLGPGEPLEGALTKDDLATAERYRLWCQRVYNVYGDCLGGALVAGRYLDMHGRYIWALALSKSPVIDEMKKALGEMVEVRALIQTVLWTLGSMLLIMAINPVAPALVAVIGVGLILYVGVDTLINLVNGWSRLMDEVKVAATFEQIRDAGERFGKIIGREAARAFVLLLMAAIGSTAQLFAAKVPTLPGSAQVAAQAEGTARISVSALGSVEEIALGAEGVSVTVAATAVTMGASGSGGTGPCIETHHIATVCNDKDTKRGGPWTPRFRQIFAKAGMSMEDPANKMPLPGHYGPHPERYHQLVLKELDDATLNCRSVVECREGLTRALKALAKEIATPGTELNQLVTRQ; encoded by the coding sequence GTGAATCTTTGGCGGCTGCTGTGGAAGGCCGAAGCGCTGTTCCTGGTGTTGTGCGTGGGGTGCAGCAGCATCCCGAAGGTCCCCCGCGTGGAGGACACCGGCCAGGGTAGAGCCGTTGTCCACCTTCCCCGCACCGCTGACGTGCAACCCGTCGTGGTGGACCGCGAGGAATTCCAGCAGGCCATGAGGCGCCTTGCGCGTGAGGTGCGGCTGTCAGGCACTCCGCGTCAGACGGTGGAGAAGATGTTTCAGATGGACCCGCAGTTCGGCAACTACCTCTGGCTGCAAAAGGACCGGAAGCTGGTGTCGCTGGGGCCGGGCGAGCCTCTGGAAGGGGCGTTGACGAAAGACGACCTTGCGACGGCGGAGCGCTACCGGCTCTGGTGCCAACGCGTTTACAACGTCTACGGCGACTGTCTCGGGGGGGCGCTGGTGGCAGGGCGCTACCTGGACATGCACGGCCGCTACATCTGGGCACTGGCTCTCAGTAAGAGCCCGGTCATTGACGAGATGAAGAAGGCGCTGGGGGAGATGGTGGAAGTGCGCGCGCTCATCCAAACGGTCTTGTGGACGTTGGGGTCCATGCTGCTGATCATGGCGATCAACCCGGTGGCTCCGGCGCTGGTGGCGGTGATCGGAGTGGGACTGATTCTGTATGTCGGCGTTGACACGCTGATCAACCTGGTGAACGGCTGGAGTCGGTTGATGGACGAGGTGAAGGTGGCGGCCACCTTCGAGCAGATCCGCGATGCGGGAGAGCGTTTCGGGAAGATCATCGGGCGAGAGGCAGCGCGCGCGTTCGTCTTGCTGCTGATGGCGGCCATCGGCTCGACGGCGCAGCTGTTCGCGGCAAAGGTGCCAACGCTGCCCGGCTCGGCGCAGGTGGCCGCGCAGGCCGAGGGCACGGCCAGAATCTCGGTGTCCGCGTTGGGCTCGGTGGAGGAGATCGCGCTCGGCGCCGAGGGCGTGAGCGTGACGGTGGCGGCCACGGCAGTGACGATGGGAGCCAGTGGCAGTGGCGGCACGGGCCCCTGTATCGAGACGCACCACATCGCCACTGTCTGCAACGACAAGGACACCAAACGTGGGGGCCCGTGGACACCGAGGTTCCGGCAGATCTTCGCCAAGGCGGGAATGTCGATGGAGGATCCGGCGAACAAGATGCCTCTGCCGGGCCACTATGGACCGCACCCTGAGCGGTATCACCAACTCGTCCTCAAGGAACTGGACGATGCCACGTTGAACTGTCGTAGCGTCGTGGAGTGCCGTGAGGGGTTGACGCGGGCCCTCAAGGCTCTGGCGAAGGAAATCGCAACCCCGGGGACAGAGCTGAACCAACTCGTCACCCGGCAGTAA
- a CDS encoding imm11 family protein: MPKRFFELADDVNVPHRWHLDMPTNSRGEQVDEGLFRRGAPVHITDRLRITVEIAGQPLDFTFAAVGLPVVHVRVASMFAEMAPDDVQLIPVDVAGQPDQHLILVATRLIRCIDEQASRIRLWTHEDGAPHMVGRYASVRDMRIDKAKAGSANVFRCEGWIGPLIVSGEIKDALEGMGATGTRFEEV, encoded by the coding sequence ATGCCCAAGCGTTTTTTCGAACTAGCCGACGATGTGAATGTCCCGCACCGATGGCACCTTGACATGCCGACGAACAGTCGCGGCGAGCAAGTGGACGAGGGGCTTTTCAGGCGCGGGGCCCCCGTCCACATCACGGATCGCTTGAGGATTACCGTCGAGATCGCGGGCCAGCCGCTGGACTTCACTTTTGCAGCCGTCGGCCTCCCGGTGGTCCATGTCCGCGTGGCGTCTATGTTCGCGGAGATGGCCCCGGACGACGTGCAACTGATCCCCGTGGACGTGGCGGGCCAACCGGATCAGCACCTCATCCTCGTGGCCACGCGCCTCATCCGCTGTATCGACGAACAGGCGTCCCGGATCCGTCTCTGGACTCACGAAGACGGAGCCCCGCACATGGTCGGTCGCTATGCCTCCGTGCGTGACATGCGTATCGACAAGGCCAAGGCGGGCAGCGCCAACGTGTTCCGTTGCGAAGGGTGGATAGGCCCGCTGATCGTCTCCGGGGAGATCAAGGACGCATTGGAGGGCATGGGCGCCACAGGCACGAGGTTCGAGGAGGTCTAG
- a CDS encoding sigma-70 family RNA polymerase sigma factor encodes MFVIHLAQRLPEASPDSPIAPLLEQLSLAELYLACACLHGVPAALENFDRHYLAKLPALLRGSKQPEVVIDDVCQLARVKILVATPEGPPKIVEYTGRGALMNWVRVSAVRIAIKLQAVEKPAPEHDADTVFAALPAPGVDAELDLIKRRHHADFRQAMREAFSALAADERHLLRLYFVDQLSMYELASLFRVNQSTVSRWLKSARQTVYEETRRHLRSRLGLSTRDFDSFLAVVNSQLELSLSQLLGEKDGVPPLPEHG; translated from the coding sequence ATGTTTGTGATTCACCTCGCTCAGCGGCTGCCCGAGGCAAGTCCCGACAGCCCCATCGCGCCGCTCCTCGAGCAGTTGTCGCTGGCGGAGCTTTACCTGGCATGTGCTTGTCTGCACGGGGTTCCCGCCGCGCTCGAGAACTTCGATCGGCACTACCTGGCGAAGCTGCCGGCGCTGCTTCGGGGGTCCAAGCAACCCGAGGTGGTGATCGATGATGTCTGCCAACTGGCGCGTGTGAAGATCCTGGTCGCCACGCCCGAAGGGCCACCCAAGATCGTCGAGTATACGGGGCGAGGCGCGCTGATGAACTGGGTGCGTGTCTCCGCCGTGCGCATCGCTATCAAGCTTCAGGCCGTCGAGAAGCCCGCGCCCGAGCACGATGCGGACACCGTCTTCGCGGCACTGCCGGCGCCAGGGGTCGACGCGGAACTGGATCTCATCAAGCGGCGCCACCACGCGGACTTTCGCCAGGCCATGCGTGAAGCCTTCTCCGCGCTCGCGGCGGACGAGCGGCACCTGCTGCGCCTCTACTTCGTCGATCAGCTCTCGATGTATGAGCTGGCCTCGCTGTTTCGCGTGAATCAATCGACGGTCTCTCGATGGCTGAAGAGTGCGCGGCAGACGGTCTATGAGGAGACCCGGCGCCACCTGCGGTCGCGCCTGGGCCTGTCCACCCGGGACTTCGATAGCTTCCTGGCGGTCGTCAACAGCCAGCTGGAGCTGAGCCTCAGCCAGCTCCTGGGGGAAAAAGACGGGGTGCCCCCGTTGCCCGAGCACGGCTGA